TCGCCGTCCTCTTCGGCGAGGACGTGCCGAACAACGAGATCCCCACCAACACCGCCGGCATCAAGGGCCGCCCCCTGCCCCCGTCCTGGGTGCTGGCCACCGACCGGGTCCGCTACCACGGGGAGCCGGTCGCGCTCGTGGTCGCTGTGGACCCGCGCTCACTGGTGGCGGGCGAAGCGGCGGTCGAGGTGGAGTACGACCTGCTCCCGGTGGTCTCCGACCCCGAGCGAGCTCTCGAACCGGACGGGCCGGAGGTGCACGAGGGCGGCAACCTGCTCAGTCAGTGGGAGATCGACCGGGGCGACGTCGATGCCGCGTTCGTCGCCGCCGACGTCGTGGTCGAGGGACGCTACGAGGCGCAGGTCGTCGACCACGCCTATCTCGAGCCGGAGACGGGGGTCGGCTGGCTCGACGACGAGGGCGTGATCAACATCCGCGTCTCGACCCAGGAGATCGAGCACTACCGCCGGATCGCCCATGTGGTGGGCCTCTCGGACTCCAAGGTGAGGGTGCAGGCGCCGTACCTGGGGGGCGGCTTCGGCGGCAAGGAGGACATGACGGTCGAGCCGTACATCGCGCTCGCCGTGCAGCGCACCGGCCGACCGGTCAAGATGACCTGGACGCGCCAGGAGTCGCTCACGGCCCGCGCCAAGCGGCACCCGGTCCGGATGTCCTACCGGACCGCCGCGACGGCGGACGGCCGACTGCTGGCGCACGACATCGAGGTGGTCTCCGACGCCGGGGCGTATCCGCTGTTGAGCGGGTTCGTGCTCCTCTACATCACGCTGAACGCCGCCGGACCGTACCGGTGCGACAACGTCCGGGTCCGCTCGCGCGCCGCGTACACCAACAACACCCCGGGTTCGGCCTTCCGCGGTTTCGGCGGCATGCAGCCCGTGCTGGGCTACGAGGCCCAGATCGACAAGGTCGCCGATGCCAGTGGGCTGGACCGCGTGGCAGTCCGCAAGCGCAACGCGCTGGCCGCCGGAGATCGGATCCCGGCCGGGCAGCGGATCGAGACGGCGGTGTGGCTGCCGCAGTGCATCGACGCGGTGCTCGAGCGGATCGGGCCCCGTCCCGAGCCGTCGTCGCCCGACCACCGCGTGGGTCTGGGCCTGGCCTGCAACGTGCAGCCCTACGGTCGGGTGGCCTGGATGAACGACTCGGCGTCGGCCTGGGTCGGTTGCGAGCGCAACGGCGACGTGGTGGTGCGCTGCGGCGTCCCCGACGTCGGTGGCGGCCAGGTGTCCTCGCTCGCGCAGATCGCAGCGGAGGTCCTCCACGTCCCGATGGAGAAGGTGACGGTGCACTTCGGCGACTCCGCCCGCACCCCCCTCGCCGGACGGACCACCGCCACCCGGCAGCTGTACATGTCCGGCAATGCCGTCCTGGCGGCGGCCCGAGCGCTGCGCGCCCAGCTGGTCGAGGGCGTCGCCCGGGGAGCCGGTCACCCCGAGTCCGCGCTGACCCTCGCGGAGGGTGGGGTGATCACGCCGGACGGTGTGGTCCCCCTCGCCGAGGTCGTGATGATGTGCCTGGCCCAGGGCGTCGCGATCAACGCGATGGAGACCTACTTCGCGCCGACGGCACCGCCGGTCGCCCAGCGGGTCGACGCGGAGCGGATCGTCCCCGACTTCACCTTCGGTGCGCACGCCGCCTACGTCGAGGTGGACACCCGCACCGGTGCGGTGCGTCCGCTGCGCTATGTCGCGGCCCACGACGTGGGTCGCGCCATCAACCCGGCCAGCGTGCGCGGCCAGATCGAGGGAGCGGTCGTGCAGGGGCTCGGCTACGCCCTGTCCGAGCGCATCGTCTACGACGAGGGCGTCAACCTGACCGGGGCGTTCTACCAGTACGCCATGCCGACCGCGGCGGACTGCCCGGAGATCGAGGTGGTCGTGCTCGAGTCCGGCGAGGGCGTGGGACCGTTCCACGCGCGAGGGATCGGCGAGCCCCCGATCGGCCCGTGCGCCGCCACCGTCGCGAGCGCGATCGAGGACGCCGTCGGCGTCCGTCCGGCCACGCTGCCCATGCTCGCCGAGCGGGTGCGCGCCTGCATCGACGAGGCGGCCGGCTCGTGAGCGGCCAGGGCGACGCCCTGTGCGTCGTACCGATCGACACCCCGAGCCTCGGCGACCGCAGCTACCTCGTCCACGACGGCTCGGTGGCGTTCGTCGTCGACCCGCAGCGTGACATCGACCGGGTGCTCGAGGTGCTCGAGCGTGAGGGCCTCAGGTTGACCCACGTCATGGAGACCCACGTCCACAACGACTACGTCACCGGCG
This region of Nocardioides sp. L-11A genomic DNA includes:
- a CDS encoding xanthine dehydrogenase family protein molybdopterin-binding subunit translates to MTDAVRDQVRRPTRVVNTSVLRNDAREKLLGRTRYAGDFDVAGQLHARVVRSPVPSARIVAKDATAALAVPGVVAVLFGEDVPNNEIPTNTAGIKGRPLPPSWVLATDRVRYHGEPVALVVAVDPRSLVAGEAAVEVEYDLLPVVSDPERALEPDGPEVHEGGNLLSQWEIDRGDVDAAFVAADVVVEGRYEAQVVDHAYLEPETGVGWLDDEGVINIRVSTQEIEHYRRIAHVVGLSDSKVRVQAPYLGGGFGGKEDMTVEPYIALAVQRTGRPVKMTWTRQESLTARAKRHPVRMSYRTAATADGRLLAHDIEVVSDAGAYPLLSGFVLLYITLNAAGPYRCDNVRVRSRAAYTNNTPGSAFRGFGGMQPVLGYEAQIDKVADASGLDRVAVRKRNALAAGDRIPAGQRIETAVWLPQCIDAVLERIGPRPEPSSPDHRVGLGLACNVQPYGRVAWMNDSASAWVGCERNGDVVVRCGVPDVGGGQVSSLAQIAAEVLHVPMEKVTVHFGDSARTPLAGRTTATRQLYMSGNAVLAAARALRAQLVEGVARGAGHPESALTLAEGGVITPDGVVPLAEVVMMCLAQGVAINAMETYFAPTAPPVAQRVDAERIVPDFTFGAHAAYVEVDTRTGAVRPLRYVAAHDVGRAINPASVRGQIEGAVVQGLGYALSERIVYDEGVNLTGAFYQYAMPTAADCPEIEVVVLESGEGVGPFHARGIGEPPIGPCAATVASAIEDAVGVRPATLPMLAERVRACIDEAAGS